TTGATGTATCTCTAATTTGCTAACATGTAACTTGTGATTCACCAACAGTAACATATAAAGTTGATTACGCAAAATGAAAACCGTTTGTGCAGATAATCATTTATAGGACAGGAGGGATATGTCTTGGATTTTGCTATGATTGTTTGTCCATTTATTTGCTTGTATCAGGGTGCGGTTCCAATAATTTTGTTTGTCCAATTCCAGGTCTCAAAGACATTTGGGGAAGGAAAAATTTTACTAGAAGAATATGTATTCATTTTAAAGGCTAGAGTTGGATTGAATGCACTTGTAGAGGCAGTGGGAATTGGTACGGGAAAGAAAGATCTCACAGGCATTGCGACAGAGACTTTAAAGTCCAATCATGTTGCTCCTGTTCGCCCAGAAATACCAACTGGCAAAGCATGCTCCTCCCTTACACCACTAGAAATAGTCAACTTTCTAACTGGGGGCTTCCGGCTAAGCAAAGCCCGCTCAAGCGATCTCTTTTGGGAAGCTGTTTGGCCTCGTTTACTTGCAAGAGGGTGGCATTCTGAGCAGCCTTATCCAGGTTTCTCCACTGGTTCCAAGAATTCATTGGTCTTTCTTATCCCTGGTATTAAGAAGTTTTCAAAAAGGAAACTGGTGAAGGGAAGCCACTACTTTGATTCGGTAAGTGATGTCCTGAATAAAGTTGCTTCAGACCCTGAGCTTCTTGAGCTTGAAACAGGAGCAAATAATGAAAATGGGTGGACAGATGAAACAAAGCTGGACGAACAAGATTTCCCAAATCAGCAACGCCACTGTTATCTGCAGCCTCGTACTCCAAATCGTAGTAGTGGAGATGTCATGAAGTTTACAGTTGTGGATACAAGTCTGCCTAATCGGAAAACATCCAAGGTGAGGGAACTGAGAAGCTTACCATTTGAATTGGACGCCTCCGCCTCCAGAAGTGAttctgatgatgaagatgaggaTGCTTCTGAAGCTTCAACAGATAAATCTAATTCTGCTGATTCCTTGTGTTCACAGAGGATCCGTGTTTCGAAGTCCATCCATTTGGGTAGAAGCGATGACAGATATTTTGAATATGATACTTCAGAGTGGGAGCATCAAGCTTCTTGTCAAGGTTTGACTACTGTGACTGCAGATCTATCTAAGAATGAGAACATTGGTATTGGCAACGACATGCGGCGCGGGAAAGCTGCGAAGTGCCAAAAGATCCAGAAAATGGTTTCTGAAAAGGAAAATCATGTGGCCCCTGTTTTAAAAAGACGTCGAAAGTTAGTTGCTTGTAATCACACAGATACCATCCCCAGCAGGAACCACTTCTTGCAAGGTCCCATGTTACAGCAAGATGCATGCTGCTCTGAAGACCACCCTGAACTTAGTGAGAAAACTCCCTCTCAAGTGGATCTATCCGAAGAGAAGTTATCATCCACCAGTACTTTGTCTAGGGAAGCCAGTCCAGTTAATAATGGTGAAGGCAAACGTGGCGATAGTTTGCGCGTGGAAACATTTCATGAGAATCCTCAGTGCCGTACATTTTTTGACTTGAACATGCCCCCCTCTCTAGATGCTGAAACTGATGAACCTTTCACAATGACAGAAAGACAAGATGATCAAACAAAACGGGAACCGGATGCTGCTTCCCATTCAACGATGCCCTCTGAATGTGGGGATATTTCTGAACAGCAGCCTGCAATGAACTCTCGGAGACAGAGCACAAGAAGCCGA
This Pyrus communis chromosome 6, drPyrComm1.1, whole genome shotgun sequence DNA region includes the following protein-coding sequences:
- the LOC137737584 gene encoding uncharacterized protein isoform X3, which codes for MEMDSVEGDSHGDINDDESADHSFRPEAFDPCGVSGDPELGPRVGDDYQAEIPCLIAVSDYVRLLKNPIDAEIAGGSPHGLGMGLPIPVMWINEEFESNKYEHVKETLIVSESDNIKCKAEPMDVKFKNGITSGESEKLVLKQELMAQMHKKPGGLYCPVPGSAGDSWSGIEEASFLLGLYIFGKRLVLVKKFVGSKQMGDVLSFYHGKFYKSDRYKRWKECKKMRSRKCIFGQRIFMGPRQHELFSRLFSHVSEECQNSLLEVSKTFGEGKILLEEYVFILKARVGLNALVEAVGIGTGKKDLTGIATETLKSNHVAPVRPEIPTGKACSSLTPLEIVNFLTGGFRLSKARSSDLFWEAVWPRLLARGWHSEQPYPGFSTGSKNSLVFLIPGIKKFSKRKLVKGSHYFDSVSDVLNKVASDPELLELETGANNENGWTDETKLDEQDFPNQQRHCYLQPRTPNRSSGDVMKFTVVDTSLPNRKTSKRIRVSKSIHLGRSDDRYFEYDTSEWEHQASCQGLTTVTADLSKNENIGIGNDMRRGKAAKCQKIQKMVSEKENHVAPVLKRRRKLVACNHTDTIPSRNHFLQGPMLQQDACCSEDHPELSEKTPSQVDLSEEKLSSTSTLSREASPVNNGEGKRGDSLRVETFHENPQCRTFFDLNMPPSLDAETDEPFTMTERQDDQTKREPDAASHSTMPSECGDISEQQPAMNSRRQSTRSRPLTTKVLESFAYGFFDTKQKRKSRDEFPRDNSILRPSRRARTKVGAPDSFDTSLPDFSMQETGSANPNNNADGYSELDMGS
- the LOC137737584 gene encoding uncharacterized protein isoform X1; its protein translation is MEMDSVEGDSHGDINDDESADHSFRPEAFDPCGVSGDPELGPRVGDDYQAEIPCLIAVSDYVRLLKNPIDAEIAGGSPHGLGMGLPIPVMWINEEFESNKYEHVKETLIVSESDNIKCKAEPMDVKFKNGITSGESEKLVLKQELMAQMHKKPGGLYCPVPGSAGDSWSGIEEASFLLGLYIFGKRLVLVKKFVGSKQMGDVLSFYHGKFYKSDRYKRWKECKKMRSRKCIFGQRIFMGPRQHELFSRLFSHVSEECQNSLLEVSKTFGEGKILLEEYVFILKARVGLNALVEAVGIGTGKKDLTGIATETLKSNHVAPVRPEIPTGKACSSLTPLEIVNFLTGGFRLSKARSSDLFWEAVWPRLLARGWHSEQPYPGFSTGSKNSLVFLIPGIKKFSKRKLVKGSHYFDSVSDVLNKVASDPELLELETGANNENGWTDETKLDEQDFPNQQRHCYLQPRTPNRSSGDVMKFTVVDTSLPNRKTSKVRELRSLPFELDASASRSDSDDEDEDASEASTDKSNSADSLCSQRIRVSKSIHLGRSDDRYFEYDTSEWEHQASCQGLTTVTADLSKNENIGIGNDMRRGKAAKCQKIQKMVSEKENHVAPVLKRRRKLVACNHTDTIPSRNHFLQGPMLQQDACCSEDHPELSEKTPSQVDLSEEKLSSTSTLSREASPVNNGEGKRGDSLRVETFHENPQCRTFFDLNMPPSLDAETDEPFTMTERQDDQTKREPDAASHSTMPSECGDISEQQPAMNSRRQSTRSRPLTTKVLESFAYGFFDTKQKRKSRDEFPRDNSILRPSRRARTKVGAPDSFDTSLPDFSMQETGSANPNNNADGYSELDMGS
- the LOC137737584 gene encoding uncharacterized protein isoform X2, whose amino-acid sequence is MDSVEGDSHGDINDDESADHSFRPEAFDPCGVSGDPELGPRVGDDYQAEIPCLIAVSDYVRLLKNPIDAEIAGGSPHGLGMGLPIPVMWINEEFESNKYEHVKETLIVSESDNIKCKAEPMDVKFKNGITSGESEKLVLKQELMAQMHKKPGGLYCPVPGSAGDSWSGIEEASFLLGLYIFGKRLVLVKKFVGSKQMGDVLSFYHGKFYKSDRYKRWKECKKMRSRKCIFGQRIFMGPRQHELFSRLFSHVSEECQNSLLEVSKTFGEGKILLEEYVFILKARVGLNALVEAVGIGTGKKDLTGIATETLKSNHVAPVRPEIPTGKACSSLTPLEIVNFLTGGFRLSKARSSDLFWEAVWPRLLARGWHSEQPYPGFSTGSKNSLVFLIPGIKKFSKRKLVKGSHYFDSVSDVLNKVASDPELLELETGANNENGWTDETKLDEQDFPNQQRHCYLQPRTPNRSSGDVMKFTVVDTSLPNRKTSKVRELRSLPFELDASASRSDSDDEDEDASEASTDKSNSADSLCSQRIRVSKSIHLGRSDDRYFEYDTSEWEHQASCQGLTTVTADLSKNENIGIGNDMRRGKAAKCQKIQKMVSEKENHVAPVLKRRRKLVACNHTDTIPSRNHFLQGPMLQQDACCSEDHPELSEKTPSQVDLSEEKLSSTSTLSREASPVNNGEGKRGDSLRVETFHENPQCRTFFDLNMPPSLDAETDEPFTMTERQDDQTKREPDAASHSTMPSECGDISEQQPAMNSRRQSTRSRPLTTKVLESFAYGFFDTKQKRKSRDEFPRDNSILRPSRRARTKVGAPDSFDTSLPDFSMQETGSANPNNNADGYSELDMGS